A window of Pseudodesulfovibrio hydrargyri contains these coding sequences:
- the ahcY gene encoding adenosylhomocysteinase, translating into MSKNVMPVDPKCESKVADMSLAEWGHTEMQLSEREMPGLMAIIEKYGQEKPLKGLKVTGSLHMTIQTAMLIKCLHALGADIRWASCNIFSTQDHAAAAIADSGMAKVFAWKGETLEDYWWCTEQALTWPDGSGPDLIVDDGGDATLLIHQGVKVEADPSIADKGYDVHEFQIIMDRLAASVKANPTKWTEISKKVRGVSEETTTGVHRLYEMQRAGELLFPAVNVNDSVTKSKFDNLYGCRESLADGIKRATDVMVAGKVVVVVGYGDVGKGCAQSMRGFGARVLVTEIDPICALQAAMEGYEVTTMDDAASRGDIFVTCTGNYHVVTGRHMEAMKDEAILCNIGHFDSEIEMVYLEKTPGCVRKEVKPQVDKWTMPSGKSIIVLAEGRLVNLGCATGHPSFVMSNSFTNQALAQIDLAKNDYEPKVMILPKKLDEEVARLHLARLGVKLEKLTKKQADYIGVDVEGPFKPDHYRY; encoded by the coding sequence ATGTCCAAGAACGTCATGCCCGTCGATCCCAAGTGCGAGAGCAAGGTGGCCGACATGTCCCTGGCCGAGTGGGGCCACACCGAGATGCAGCTGTCCGAGCGCGAGATGCCCGGCCTGATGGCCATCATCGAAAAATACGGCCAGGAAAAGCCCCTCAAGGGGCTGAAGGTCACGGGCTCACTGCACATGACCATCCAGACCGCCATGCTGATCAAGTGCCTGCACGCCCTGGGCGCGGACATCCGCTGGGCGTCCTGCAACATCTTTTCCACCCAGGACCATGCCGCCGCGGCCATCGCGGACTCCGGCATGGCCAAGGTCTTCGCCTGGAAGGGCGAGACCCTGGAGGACTACTGGTGGTGCACCGAGCAGGCCCTGACCTGGCCCGACGGCTCCGGCCCGGACCTGATTGTCGATGACGGCGGCGACGCCACCCTGCTTATCCACCAGGGCGTCAAGGTCGAGGCCGACCCGTCCATCGCGGACAAGGGATACGACGTCCATGAGTTCCAGATCATCATGGACCGTCTGGCCGCCTCGGTGAAGGCCAACCCGACCAAGTGGACCGAGATTTCCAAGAAGGTGCGCGGCGTATCCGAGGAAACCACCACCGGCGTGCACCGCCTGTACGAGATGCAGCGCGCGGGCGAACTGCTTTTCCCGGCCGTCAACGTCAACGACTCGGTGACCAAGTCCAAGTTCGACAACCTGTACGGCTGCCGCGAGTCCCTGGCCGACGGCATCAAGCGCGCCACCGACGTGATGGTCGCGGGCAAGGTCGTGGTCGTGGTCGGCTACGGCGACGTGGGCAAGGGCTGCGCCCAGTCCATGCGCGGCTTCGGCGCGCGCGTGCTGGTCACCGAGATCGACCCCATCTGCGCCCTGCAGGCCGCCATGGAGGGCTACGAGGTGACCACCATGGACGACGCCGCCTCCCGCGGCGACATCTTCGTCACCTGCACCGGCAACTACCACGTGGTCACCGGCCGGCACATGGAGGCCATGAAGGACGAGGCCATCCTGTGCAACATCGGCCACTTCGACTCCGAGATAGAGATGGTCTACCTGGAGAAGACCCCGGGCTGCGTGCGCAAGGAGGTCAAGCCCCAGGTGGACAAGTGGACCATGCCGTCCGGCAAGTCCATCATTGTCCTGGCCGAAGGCCGTCTGGTCAACCTCGGCTGCGCCACCGGCCATCCGAGCTTCGTCATGTCCAACTCCTTCACCAACCAGGCCCTGGCCCAGATCGACCTGGCCAAGAACGACTATGAGCCCAAGGTCATGATCCTGCCCAAGAAGCTGGACGAGGAAGTGGCCCGGCTCCACCTGGCCCGCCTCGGCGTCAAGCTCGAGAAGCTGACCAAGAAGCAGGCCGACTACATCGGCGTGGACGTGGAAGGCCCGTTCAAGCCCGATCACTACCGCTATTAG
- a CDS encoding ArsR/SmtB family transcription factor, protein MEIIKYCKALSDETRVRLVNVLLEYELNVGEIVQVMEMGQSRISRHLKILSESGLVGVRREGLWAFYRVSEDGPGRAFLNGVRELMSGEPELKRDRNRAEKVILERTAATRQFFDDIAPEWDRMTAEVLGDLDLGREIQARLPECDCAADIGCGTGDMLEILARSSRSVIGVDNSPKMLELAEERFSGDGHMSLRIGEMTHLPLRDWEADCTVMSLVLHHLAMPLDAIREAGRVLKIGGRLLIAEFDQHDNELMRSEYGDRRLGIPRESMCGWLEEARFDIRSVTEFKVNMGLVVVLYEAEKR, encoded by the coding sequence ATGGAAATAATAAAGTATTGCAAAGCGTTGTCGGATGAGACCCGGGTGCGCCTGGTCAATGTCCTGCTGGAATACGAGCTCAACGTGGGTGAAATCGTCCAGGTCATGGAGATGGGGCAGTCGCGGATTTCGCGGCACCTCAAGATTTTGTCAGAGTCCGGGCTGGTGGGCGTGCGCCGCGAGGGGCTGTGGGCCTTTTACCGGGTCAGTGAGGACGGGCCGGGCCGGGCGTTTCTGAACGGCGTGCGCGAGCTCATGTCCGGCGAGCCCGAGCTCAAGCGGGACCGGAACCGGGCCGAGAAGGTCATCCTGGAACGTACGGCGGCCACCCGCCAGTTCTTCGACGACATCGCGCCCGAGTGGGACCGCATGACCGCCGAGGTCCTGGGCGATCTGGACCTGGGCCGCGAGATCCAGGCCCGGCTGCCCGAGTGCGACTGCGCCGCGGACATCGGTTGCGGCACGGGCGACATGCTCGAGATCCTGGCCCGGTCGTCGCGCTCGGTCATCGGCGTGGACAACTCGCCCAAGATGCTCGAACTGGCCGAGGAGCGGTTCTCCGGCGACGGCCACATGAGCCTGCGCATCGGCGAGATGACCCACCTGCCCCTGCGCGACTGGGAGGCGGACTGCACGGTCATGTCCCTGGTCCTGCACCACCTGGCCATGCCGCTGGACGCCATCCGCGAGGCCGGGCGCGTGCTCAAGATCGGCGGACGGCTGCTCATCGCCGAGTTCGACCAGCACGACAATGAGCTCATGCGCTCGGAGTACGGCGATCGCCGACTGGGCATCCCCCGCGAGAGCATGTGCGGCTGGCTCGAGGAAGCCCGTTTCGATATCCGTTCGGTTACGGAATTCAAGGTCAACATGGGCCTCGTCGTGGTCCTGTACGAGGCCGAAAAACGATAA
- a CDS encoding universal stress protein: MFKKILLAVTPQIDTQTAPRAAFELARSRNAEVVLFHSLPLERDAWCCFDDQTDRDRLLAATEAKIAEFYKDDLKDIRHSIRVSTGNAHERMLKIIHAEDIDLIVMGHHTQPPHRADRMWGVVDTTIRKVCANVFCPVMVVTNPVPAGARIKRIVMATDFSTPSDSALCYAVQMASSFGAHLDIFHVLDVGQVTPNPAYYMQSMQVFIDKAVGRMQSRYARALEGVSHEFHCWEGVPYVEILKQARWQEADMVIMAQYSSSEDHAKPSVGSTTIQVALSPGCPSVLVNYRARTCI; encoded by the coding sequence ATGTTCAAAAAGATTTTGTTGGCGGTGACCCCGCAGATCGATACGCAGACCGCGCCCAGGGCGGCCTTTGAGTTGGCCCGTTCACGCAATGCGGAAGTGGTCCTGTTCCACTCCCTGCCCCTGGAGCGGGACGCGTGGTGCTGTTTTGACGACCAGACGGACCGGGACCGGCTGCTGGCCGCGACCGAGGCCAAGATAGCGGAATTCTACAAGGACGATCTCAAGGACATCCGCCACTCCATCCGGGTGTCCACGGGCAACGCGCACGAGCGGATGCTCAAGATCATCCACGCCGAGGACATCGACCTCATCGTCATGGGCCACCACACCCAGCCGCCTCACCGTGCGGACCGCATGTGGGGCGTGGTGGACACGACCATCCGCAAGGTCTGCGCCAACGTGTTCTGCCCGGTCATGGTGGTCACCAACCCCGTGCCCGCCGGGGCTCGGATCAAGCGCATCGTCATGGCCACGGACTTTTCCACCCCGTCGGATTCGGCCCTGTGCTACGCGGTGCAGATGGCTTCGTCCTTCGGCGCGCACCTGGACATCTTCCACGTCCTGGACGTGGGCCAGGTCACGCCCAACCCGGCCTACTACATGCAGTCCATGCAGGTTTTCATCGACAAGGCCGTCGGCCGCATGCAAAGCCGGTACGCCCGGGCGCTGGAAGGCGTCAGCCACGAATTCCACTGCTGGGAGGGCGTGCCGTACGTGGAGATCCTCAAGCAGGCCCGCTGGCAGGAGGCGGACATGGTCATCATGGCCCAATACTCGTCCAGCGAGGACCACGCCAAGCCCTCGGTGGGATCCACCACCATCCAGGTGGCGCTCTCGCCGGGCTGCCCGTCCGTACTGGTCAATTACCGCGCCCGCACATGCATCTAG
- a CDS encoding PEGA domain-containing protein, whose translation MARIAHVLACLACLLPVCACGVPMQRVPVSTDPLGATVYADGEKKCSATPCSVNLDRQSDHLLTIVKDGYEQEEIVLRRRFKPERAIRDGVVSGMILGDGPGGVASRTAKKVDEQERTGEAYELEPSIVTIKLTPKGAGI comes from the coding sequence ATGGCCCGCATCGCCCACGTTCTCGCCTGCCTGGCCTGCCTGCTGCCGGTCTGCGCCTGCGGCGTGCCCATGCAGCGGGTCCCGGTGTCCACCGATCCGCTGGGCGCGACCGTGTACGCGGACGGTGAAAAGAAGTGCTCGGCCACACCCTGCTCGGTCAACCTGGACCGGCAATCCGACCACCTGCTGACTATCGTCAAGGACGGATACGAGCAGGAGGAGATTGTGCTGCGCCGCCGGTTCAAACCGGAAAGGGCCATCCGCGACGGGGTCGTTTCCGGGATGATCCTGGGCGACGGCCCGGGGGGCGTGGCCTCCCGAACGGCCAAGAAGGTGGACGAGCAGGAGCGCACCGGCGAGGCCTACGAGCTCGAACCGTCCATCGTGACCATCAAACTGACGCCCAAGGGCGCGGGAATCTGA
- a CDS encoding DUF721 domain-containing protein, translated as MAYRRTTDRPGRRRKTQRVGEALPTLLRGLDRAGGRDLVRLWRAWDELLGDVAGMARPLGHRGGRLVLAADDPIVMQEAQFLGPMILERVNGFLGKEVFDKVVFELLNGRVPLDGEIRPEAPEPPRKLKKPEKLGSLNGKLDPDSPVGRCYRAYQRMFDDS; from the coding sequence ATGGCTTATCGACGCACGACCGACCGCCCCGGGCGGCGGCGGAAGACCCAGCGCGTGGGCGAGGCCCTGCCCACCCTGCTCAGGGGGCTGGACAGGGCGGGCGGCCGCGACCTGGTCCGGCTCTGGCGGGCCTGGGACGAACTGCTCGGCGACGTGGCCGGCATGGCCCGGCCCCTGGGACATCGCGGCGGGCGGCTGGTCCTGGCCGCTGACGACCCCATCGTCATGCAGGAGGCCCAATTTCTCGGCCCGATGATCCTTGAGCGGGTCAACGGTTTTTTGGGCAAGGAAGTCTTTGACAAGGTGGTATTCGAACTGCTAAACGGCAGAGTTCCTTTGGACGGAGAGATCCGGCCGGAGGCCCCTGAGCCTCCGAGGAAACTTAAAAAACCTGAGAAGTTAGGCAGCCTAAATGGGAAGCTGGACCCGGATTCGCCAGTCGGCAGATGTTACCGGGCATACCAGCGCATGTTTGACGACTCGTAA
- the fdnG gene encoding formate dehydrogenase-N subunit alpha, translated as MSVNRRSFLKLAAVAAASSAFGGLGFAADAKAVDRIAMLQPKWSKQTTSVCCYCAVGCGLIVNTDLKTKRAVNVEGDPDHPINEGATCAKGASIWQLAENRERPPRPLYRAPYSSEWKEVSWDWALGEIAKRVKKTRDESFTEKNAKGQVVNRCNGLASVGSAAIDNEECWTFQAMLRALGLVWIEHQARICHSSTVAALAETFGRGAMTNHWNDIANSDCVLVMGSNAAENHPISFKWVTKAMTRGAKLIHVDPRFTRTSAKADLYCQLRAGSDIAVLGGLIKYILDNDLIQRDYVVSHTNATFIVGDKFTFDDGLFSGYTKNGDDKDYAGSYDKSQWAFEKDADGLPKKDPTLKHPRCVYNLLKKHYARYDVDKVVGTSGIDKENLLEFYKLFAATGKPDKAGTIMYAMGWTQHTVGVQYIRTMAMVQLLLGNIGVAGGGVNALRGESNVQGSTDHCLLWHILPGYLATPNAALDSYEKYVTAKAKPHLEGAKDPKSAAWWQYYPKYMASFLKAMYPEASLDDGYHWLPKAEDGETYTWLQLFEHMDKKAFTGLFAWGMNPACGGANAGKNRRAMANLDWMVNVNIFDNETGSFWRGPGVDPKQIKTEVFFLPCCVSIEKEGSVTNSGRWMQWRYQGPTPRGESKSDGHIMTELFEAIRKLYAKEGGAFPEPIKSLSVEMWKKDGEYNAHNVAKLINGYFLKDVTIKGKTYRKGTLVPSFALLQDDGSTASGNWLYCNSYTEDGNRAARRSTEQTPEQAKIGLFPNWSWCWPVNRRIIYNRASCDNTGKPYAPQKPVVIWNGEKWIGDVPDGGWAPGTKYAFIMKPHGHGHVFGPGRADGPFPEHYEPMETPFKAHEFSSQLNNPTALRFAREPMAVADPKYPYVATTYRVTEHWQTGLMTRHTPWLLETMPQMFVEMSEELAKEKGIENGEKVMVESIRGNIWAIAMVTKRMHPLKIMGKTVYQLGMPWCFGWQMPHDGGGGDSSNLLTPSVGDPNTGIPETKVFVANVRKM; from the coding sequence ATGAGCGTCAACAGAAGAAGCTTTCTCAAACTGGCCGCAGTGGCCGCCGCGTCGTCGGCGTTCGGCGGGTTGGGATTCGCGGCCGATGCCAAGGCCGTGGACCGGATCGCCATGCTGCAGCCCAAATGGAGCAAGCAGACCACCTCGGTATGCTGCTATTGCGCCGTGGGCTGCGGCCTGATCGTCAACACCGACCTCAAGACCAAGCGGGCCGTCAACGTCGAGGGCGACCCGGACCATCCCATCAACGAGGGCGCGACCTGCGCCAAGGGCGCGTCCATCTGGCAGTTGGCCGAGAATCGGGAGCGCCCGCCCCGCCCGCTGTACCGCGCTCCCTACTCGTCCGAGTGGAAGGAGGTCTCCTGGGACTGGGCGCTGGGTGAGATCGCGAAAAGGGTCAAGAAGACGCGCGACGAGAGCTTCACCGAAAAGAACGCCAAGGGACAGGTGGTCAACCGCTGCAACGGGCTGGCCTCGGTCGGCTCGGCGGCCATCGACAACGAGGAGTGCTGGACCTTCCAGGCCATGCTCCGCGCCCTGGGCCTGGTCTGGATCGAACACCAGGCGCGCATCTGCCACAGCTCCACCGTGGCGGCGCTGGCCGAGACCTTCGGCCGCGGAGCCATGACCAACCACTGGAACGACATCGCCAACAGCGACTGCGTCCTGGTCATGGGCAGCAACGCCGCAGAAAACCACCCCATCTCCTTCAAGTGGGTGACCAAGGCCATGACCCGGGGAGCCAAGCTCATCCACGTGGACCCGCGCTTCACCCGCACCTCGGCCAAGGCCGACCTGTACTGCCAGCTGCGCGCCGGTTCGGACATCGCCGTGCTCGGCGGGTTGATCAAGTACATCCTGGACAACGACCTGATCCAGCGCGACTACGTGGTCAGCCACACCAACGCGACCTTCATCGTGGGCGACAAGTTCACCTTCGACGACGGCCTGTTCTCCGGCTACACCAAGAACGGCGACGACAAGGACTACGCCGGGTCCTACGATAAATCCCAGTGGGCCTTTGAAAAGGATGCCGACGGGCTGCCCAAGAAGGACCCGACCCTCAAGCATCCCCGCTGCGTCTACAACCTGCTCAAGAAGCACTACGCCCGCTACGATGTGGACAAGGTGGTCGGCACATCGGGCATCGACAAGGAAAACCTGCTCGAATTCTACAAGCTCTTCGCGGCCACGGGCAAGCCGGACAAGGCCGGGACCATCATGTACGCCATGGGCTGGACCCAGCACACCGTGGGCGTGCAGTACATCCGGACCATGGCCATGGTCCAGCTGCTGCTCGGCAACATCGGCGTGGCCGGGGGCGGGGTCAACGCCCTGCGCGGCGAGTCCAACGTCCAGGGGTCCACGGACCACTGTCTGCTGTGGCACATCCTGCCCGGCTACCTGGCCACCCCCAACGCGGCCCTCGACTCGTATGAAAAATACGTGACCGCCAAGGCCAAGCCGCACCTGGAAGGAGCCAAGGACCCCAAGAGCGCGGCCTGGTGGCAGTACTATCCCAAGTACATGGCCAGCTTCCTCAAGGCCATGTATCCCGAGGCCTCGCTGGACGACGGCTACCACTGGCTGCCCAAGGCCGAGGACGGCGAGACCTACACCTGGCTCCAGTTGTTCGAGCACATGGACAAGAAGGCGTTCACCGGACTCTTCGCCTGGGGCATGAACCCGGCCTGCGGCGGAGCCAACGCGGGCAAGAACCGCAGGGCCATGGCCAACCTGGACTGGATGGTCAACGTCAACATCTTCGACAACGAGACCGGCTCCTTCTGGCGCGGCCCGGGCGTCGATCCCAAGCAGATCAAGACCGAGGTCTTCTTCCTGCCGTGCTGCGTGTCCATCGAGAAGGAGGGGTCCGTGACCAACTCCGGCCGGTGGATGCAGTGGCGCTACCAGGGGCCGACCCCCAGGGGCGAATCCAAGTCCGACGGCCACATCATGACCGAGCTGTTCGAGGCCATCCGGAAACTGTACGCAAAGGAAGGCGGGGCCTTCCCCGAGCCCATCAAGTCTCTGTCCGTGGAGATGTGGAAGAAGGACGGGGAGTACAATGCCCACAACGTGGCCAAGCTGATCAACGGCTACTTCCTCAAGGACGTGACCATCAAGGGCAAGACCTACAGGAAGGGCACCCTGGTGCCGAGCTTCGCCCTGCTCCAGGATGACGGCTCCACCGCCTCGGGCAACTGGCTGTACTGCAACTCCTACACCGAGGACGGCAACCGGGCCGCCCGCCGCAGCACGGAGCAGACCCCGGAGCAGGCAAAGATCGGGCTGTTCCCCAACTGGTCGTGGTGCTGGCCGGTCAACCGTCGGATCATCTACAACCGGGCCTCCTGCGACAACACGGGCAAGCCCTACGCCCCGCAGAAGCCGGTGGTGATCTGGAACGGGGAGAAGTGGATCGGCGACGTGCCGGACGGCGGCTGGGCCCCGGGCACCAAATACGCCTTCATCATGAAGCCCCACGGCCACGGCCACGTCTTCGGACCGGGCCGGGCCGACGGTCCCTTCCCCGAGCACTACGAGCCCATGGAGACCCCGTTCAAGGCGCACGAGTTCTCGAGCCAGCTGAACAACCCCACGGCCCTGCGCTTCGCCCGCGAACCCATGGCCGTGGCCGATCCCAAGTACCCGTACGTGGCCACGACCTACCGCGTGACCGAGCACTGGCAGACCGGTCTGATGACCCGCCACACCCCGTGGCTGCTCGAGACCATGCCGCAGATGTTCGTGGAGATGAGCGAGGAGCTCGCCAAGGAAAAGGGCATCGAGAACGGCGAAAAGGTCATGGTCGAGTCCATCCGGGGCAACATCTGGGCCATCGCCATGGTCACCAAGCGGATGCACCCGCTGAAGATCATGGGCAAGACCGTGTACCAGCTCGGCATGCCGTGGTGCTTCGGCTGGCAGATGCCCCACGACGGCGGGGGCGGCGATTCGTCCAACCTGCTGACCCCGTCCGTGGGCGACCCCAACACCGGCATCCCCGAAACCAAGGTCTTCGTGGCCAACGTCCGCAAGATGTAA
- a CDS encoding 4Fe-4S dicluster domain-containing protein produces MNGKSFLVDLTRCTACRGCQIACKQWKKLPAEKTINWGSYQNPKDLSSKTIRLVRFSEVVDNGTLRWLFFPEQCRHCLEAPCSTVPDNPEAILHDKETGAVVYTELTAKEDGESIRMACPYDIPRVDPETKVVNKCDMCIDRVRAGKLPACVQACPTGTMNFGDREDMLKLAEERLAAAQEKYPDAMLVDPEETRVIYLAAVDPASYYDYLEADASDVMPDSLTRKQFLAKLGRPIRTMRS; encoded by the coding sequence ATGAACGGTAAATCATTCCTGGTCGATCTGACCCGCTGCACGGCGTGCCGGGGCTGCCAGATCGCCTGCAAGCAATGGAAGAAGCTCCCGGCCGAGAAGACCATCAACTGGGGTTCGTACCAGAACCCCAAGGACCTGTCGTCCAAGACCATCCGGCTCGTCCGCTTCTCCGAGGTCGTGGACAACGGCACCCTGCGCTGGCTGTTCTTCCCGGAACAGTGCCGCCACTGTCTGGAGGCCCCCTGCTCCACCGTGCCCGACAACCCCGAGGCGATCCTCCACGACAAGGAGACCGGGGCCGTGGTCTACACCGAACTGACGGCCAAGGAGGACGGCGAATCCATCCGCATGGCCTGCCCCTACGACATCCCCAGGGTGGATCCCGAGACCAAGGTGGTGAACAAGTGCGACATGTGCATCGACCGGGTCCGGGCGGGCAAACTCCCGGCCTGCGTCCAGGCCTGCCCCACCGGGACCATGAACTTCGGCGACCGCGAGGACATGCTCAAGCTGGCCGAGGAACGGCTGGCCGCCGCCCAGGAGAAATACCCCGACGCCATGCTGGTGGACCCGGAGGAGACCCGGGTCATCTATCTGGCCGCGGTCGATCCGGCGAGCTACTACGACTACCTGGAGGCCGACGCCTCGGACGTCATGCCCGATTCCCTGACCAGAAAGCAGTTCCTGGCCAAGCTGGGCAGGCCGATCCGGACCATGCGCTCCTAG
- a CDS encoding helix-turn-helix transcriptional regulator, whose translation MNRIERLQGLILYLQSRRYATAADMADHFGLSVRTIYRDLKALGEVGVPILAESGVGYSLMKGYSLPPVNFTKAEAFALVTGGLLLQRHAAPDFRRHMETALRKIKAALPAAERAETDRIENSMASIAQAAVPEQADLSLIQRALGTHRVLRFQYQGYGKTEAETREVEPRGLLYYLGRWHLIAWCRSRGGFRDFRTDRMRGLEILPQGFTPGEEFDPAAYVREHMPAPDLLVRARFEADVLDRARREWWMGLVEERIEADSGELVLRTPDLETVASWLLSFGASATVLDPPRLRQMLAERAEAAAAHHRRTPDRAGGRKASSA comes from the coding sequence GTGAATCGAATCGAGCGACTGCAGGGGCTGATCCTCTATCTGCAATCCAGGCGCTATGCCACGGCGGCGGACATGGCCGACCACTTCGGCCTGAGCGTGCGGACCATCTACCGCGACCTCAAGGCCCTGGGCGAGGTGGGGGTGCCCATCCTGGCCGAGTCGGGCGTGGGCTACTCCCTGATGAAGGGGTACAGTCTGCCGCCCGTGAACTTCACCAAGGCCGAGGCCTTCGCCCTGGTCACCGGCGGCCTGCTTCTGCAGCGCCATGCGGCCCCGGACTTCCGCAGGCACATGGAAACGGCCCTGCGGAAGATCAAGGCCGCCCTGCCCGCCGCCGAACGGGCCGAGACGGACCGGATCGAGAACAGCATGGCCAGCATCGCCCAGGCCGCCGTCCCGGAGCAGGCCGACCTCTCGCTCATCCAGCGGGCCCTGGGCACGCACCGGGTCCTGCGCTTCCAATACCAGGGATACGGCAAGACCGAGGCCGAGACGCGCGAGGTCGAGCCGCGCGGCCTGCTCTACTATCTCGGCCGCTGGCACCTCATCGCCTGGTGCCGGTCGCGCGGGGGATTCCGGGATTTCCGCACCGACCGGATGCGCGGCCTGGAGATTCTGCCCCAGGGGTTCACCCCGGGCGAGGAGTTCGACCCGGCCGCCTACGTGCGCGAGCACATGCCCGCCCCGGACCTGCTGGTGCGGGCGCGGTTCGAGGCGGACGTCCTGGACAGGGCCCGGCGGGAATGGTGGATGGGGCTGGTGGAGGAGCGAATCGAGGCCGACAGCGGCGAGTTGGTCCTGCGCACCCCGGATCTCGAGACCGTCGCCTCCTGGCTGCTCTCCTTCGGCGCTTCGGCCACCGTGCTCGACCCGCCCCGGCTCCGCCAGATGCTGGCCGAGCGGGCGGAGGCCGCCGCCGCGCACCATCGCCGCACGCCTGACCGGGCCGGCGGCCGAAAAGCCTCTAGCGCGTGA